In one window of Musa acuminata AAA Group cultivar baxijiao chromosome BXJ3-2, Cavendish_Baxijiao_AAA, whole genome shotgun sequence DNA:
- the LOC135631245 gene encoding uncharacterized protein LOC135631245, which produces MANPRSGILNLFLLAAVLIVASSVALASSDAPFVVAHKKVSLTRLKSGVERVSVSIDLYNEGSSTAYDVTMNDDSWSQDMFDLVSGRPSKTWEKLDGGSSASHSFVLESKTKGMFHGSPAVIKFRVPTKAALWEAYSTPILPIDVLADKPPEKKFEWVSNPHAILFH; this is translated from the exons ATGGCGAATCCGAGATCGGGAATTCTCAACCTCTTCCTCCTCGCGGCGGTCCTCATCGTCGCGTCCTCGGTGGCGTTGGCAAGCTCCGATGCCCCCTTTGTGGTCGCGCATAAGAAGGTGAGCCTCACGCGGCTCAAAAGTGGCGTGGAGCGCGTCTCCGTCTCGATCGACCTCTACAACGAAGGATCCTC GACTGCATATGATGTGACTATGAACGATGATAGTTGGTCCCAAGATATGTTTGATCTCGTCTCTGGCAGACCATCAAAGACATGGGAAAAACTTGATGG TGGTTCTTCTGCCTCTCACTCCTTTGTACTGGAGTCTAAAACAAAGGGCATGTTCCATGGTTCTCCTGCTGTCATCAAATTTCGTGTTCCCACAAAGGCTGCATTATGG GAAGCTTATTCTACCCCCATTCTGCCAATAGACGTTCTTGCTGATAAGCCTCCCGAAAAGAAGTTTGAATGGGTGAGTAATCCACATGCCATTTTGTTCCATTAA